The segment GCCAGCTGAGTCTGGCTGGCGCTCGAGCCGGTGGAGTCGGTCTGCTCGATCAGCGCGTCGTTGGCATAGCCGGACTGGTTCTGGCGGGCCATGTTGCCGAAGCCGCCGTCCTGCATCACCTCGGCGACGTTGTCGATCCCGAGCTGGTTCTGCTCGGAGGTGTTGCCCGCCGCCAGGGCCTGGGTTGCGGCGAGGGCCAGCATGGCTGCAACGAGGGGTTTGATCTTGAACATTGTTATCTCTCCATGGATTGAGGTGCTGCGGTACTTCCCTATCAGCGGTACTGGCGAACCATTACCGTCAGACCCGAGCCGCGCTGGTCGACACTGGCGCCGTGACCCGAACCGAACTGTTCGATCTGCGCCTGGTTGCCGTTGCCCCGTTGCGAGACGTGCGCGGTGTTGTCGGAACCGAACTGGTCGATTTCCGCGTTGTTGAAGCTGCCGGCCTGGGAGACCCAGGCGCTGTTGCCGTGGCCGAGCTGGTCGACGGACGCCGTGTTGGCGTAGCCGCTCTGCAGGATGTAGGCCTCCAGGTCCGAGCCGCGCTGGGCGATCTCGGCGAGCAGTTCGCTGCCGCGCTGATCGACCATGGCCAAGGCGGCGCCCGGCTGGCTGGCGGAGGTGTGGCGGCTGCCGGCCAGTTCGCTGGGGGCCAGATCCAGATCGGCGGCGAACACTGCCTGGCAGGTGGCGAAGCCTGCGGCCAGCAACGCGGGCAGCAGGAGGCGTTGGGCAATCCCTTGCGCGGTTTTCATGAGGCATCCCTGGCAAAAACCTGATGTGGTTAATCCTTGACCGGGGGCGCCAATCGGAAAATCCATCCAATGATTGAAAATGCATGCCGAAAGACGCTTTGCCGGGCCCGGCCGAAACGACAGAAGGCGGCCTGCGAACCGGACGATGAGGTCCGGTCGCAGCCGCCTTCCGAAAAATCCCCGAGGGGGATGGGGTTTCGCGAGATGCCTGTTGCAGCCGGGGTCGCGGTCGGGGCTGGCGGCGCCGACCGCTGCGCTCAGATGGCCGCCGGTTTGCCCAGGTACTTGGCCAGGGCCGGGTGCTCGGTGCTGCTGCCGTCGGCGGTCTGCCACAGCCTGCGGTCGACGCCCTGGGCAATCAGGTGGGCGACGGCCGACTCGATCGCCGAGAGCACGCACAGCTGTGCGGGCTCGTTGGTGGTGTAGCCGGCTTCGGCCTCGAGCAGCTCCTTGAACTCGATGAACTTGTAGACGTTGGCGCTACGCCCGACCGAGAAGATCGTCTTGGTGGTCATCACGTTGGACAGCACGCGGCCGCTGCGCACGTCCACTGCCCGCAGGTTGACCGTCACCTGGTCGACCCGGTACTCCTGCGAGACGCCGATCCCAAGGTAGCGCGCGCCCGCGCCGCCGCTGCGCACGTTGGTCTCGTAGGCGACGATGGCGCCCTCCATGATGATGTTCGCCGCCAGCAAGGAC is part of the Stutzerimonas balearica DSM 6083 genome and harbors:
- a CDS encoding CsgG/HfaB family protein; this encodes MRSLFIAIGMMALLQGCSVREPMPADAQAPTLTPRTSTYQDLLALPRPKGPLVAAVYGFRDQTGQYKPNPASSFSTAVTQGAASMLVDAMQASGWFVVLEREGLQNVLTERKIIRASQAKPDVAPNIQAELPSLLAANIIMEGAIVAYETNVRSGGAGARYLGIGVSQEYRVDQVTVNLRAVDVRSGRVLSNVMTTKTIFSVGRSANVYKFIEFKELLEAEAGYTTNEPAQLCVLSAIESAVAHLIAQGVDRRLWQTADGSSTEHPALAKYLGKPAAI